The following are encoded together in the Primulina tabacum isolate GXHZ01 chromosome 18, ASM2559414v2, whole genome shotgun sequence genome:
- the LOC142532389 gene encoding uncharacterized protein LOC142532389 — protein sequence MNAIFSSVDKNMFGLITNCVSAKDAWDILQRHSEGSQSVRRTRLMMVTSKFEMMRMEESENILEYDRRLREIANEAFSLGDPISNERLVSKVLRSLPERFNIKICAIDEAKDTTQMTLEDLFSSLRTFEMNVDMQKKDKGKTIAFQVSNDSYNDLFQISQEVNESDLFEDSIDYITKIFGDYLKRIRDKKNDAQPSKFPSLPAPERPQRFPVQQQFRSRNEGKGQFNSKRYDSMQCRECNGFGHYTNECANILRKNKGYNASLSDEEYDEEEKSNDEDNHTSLTALLTENRWLQMMNWKLMMKR from the coding sequence ATGAATGCCATTTTTTCTTCAGTTGATAAGAACATGTTCGGACTTATTACTAATTGTGTCTCGGCCAAGGATGCATGGGACATTCTACAAAGACACTCTGAAGGTTCTCAGAGTGTGCGACGAACAAGACTGATGATGGTTACTTCCAAGttcgagatgatgaggatggaagAATCTGAGAACATACTGGAATATGATCGTCGCCTACGGGAAATTGCTAATGAGGCGTTCAGCCTTGGAGACCCCATCTCCAATGAACGTTTAGTTAGTAAGGTTCTCCGTTCTTTGCCCGAaagattcaacataaaaatttgtgCGATAGATGAGGCTAAGGACACGACTCAGATGACTTTGGAAGATCTTTTCAGTTCACTTCGCACCTTTGAGATGaacgtggatatgcagaagaaggacaaaGGTAAAACGATTGCCTTCCAAGTATCAAATGATTCTTACAATGATCTCTTTCAAATATCTCAAGAGGTTAATGAGTCGGATCTCTTTGAGGATTCCATTGACTATATCACAAAGATATTTGGGGATTACTTGAAAAGAATCAGAGATAAGAAGAATGATGCACAACCGTCGAAATTTCCTAGTCTTCCAGCACCCGAGAGACCGCAAAGGTTTCCTGTCCAACAACAGTTTCGATCAAGGAATGAAGGCAAGGGACAATTCAATTCGAAAAGGTATGACTCGATGCAATGTAGAGAGTGCAATGGTTTTGGTCACTATACCAATGAATGTGCTAACATATTACGCAAGAACAAAGGCTACAATGCGTCTCTAAGCGATGAAGAATATGATGAGGAGGAAAAATCCAATGATGAAGATAATCACACCTCCTTGACAGCATTATTGACAGAAAATCGCTGGTTACAGATGATGAATTGGAagctgatgatgaagagatga
- the LOC142533623 gene encoding uncharacterized protein LOC142533623 produces MNHCAIQHNYFVAREELRGSAAAAAAGGGSVERRETVVCPKPRRLGLNHATLYDLYPMRPRRWHICHQQEVSEANAANEVLDIILAKGSCGADQSVAQVASSPPFFPGSPPRRVSNPLIQDARFLNEKLIPVAPHAIPITSGRFVRESFGNNPASRIEGFDCLGTDRRNCHIPALA; encoded by the exons ATGAATCACTGTGCTATTCAGCATAATTATTTTGTTGCCCGTGAAGAGCTGAGAGGAAGTGCCGCCGCCGCCGCTGCTGGCGGAGGATCTGTGGAGAGGAGAGAGACCGTAGTTTGCCCCAAGCCGCGGCGGCTCGGCCTAAACCACGCTACCCTTTATGACCTTTATCCTATGAGACCCCGCAGATGGCATATTtg CCATCAGCAAGAGGTTAGTGAAGCAAATGCTGCTAACGAAGTGCTGGACATCATTCTTGCAAAG GGTAGTTGTGGTGCGGATCAATCTGTCGCACAAGTAGCCTCATCGCCCCCATTTTTTCCGGGGTCACCGCCAAGGAGAGTATCTAACCCACTAATTCAAGATGCACGGTTTCTGAACGAGAAACTCATCCCCGTTGCACCACATGCTATCCCAATCACATCAGGCAGATTCGTCCGGGAAAGTTTTGGCAACAATCCGGCCTCTAGGATCGAGGGGTTCGACTGCCTCGGTACTGATAGGCGCAATTGCCACATCCCTGCCTTGGCTTGA